GTATTTGGCTTGCGGCGAAATACCCGGATAAGGTCAGATCGTTATCGGTTCATAGCGGATGGACTAAAACGGATCCCTTTCTCAAGACGGTTGTCGAGGGCTGGCAGGTGATCACCAAAGGTCTGGGAAGTGTAACGGAGATGATCGTCCGATGTATCTTCCCCTGGTGTTTCACACCCGAAACCTATAACACGAAGCCCGATTACATTCGGTCATTGGAGGAATTTGCCCGATCGAGACCTGCGCAGCCTGTGAATGCATTCATACGACAATCGAATGCCGTTCTAGCGCACGATGCCGAAGCTCAACTCGGCAAGATCCAGGCTCCGACGCAAATTACCATCGGTCGCCATGACGTGCTTTCTTCCAGATTTGGTGAACCGTTGAAAAATATGATTCAGAGGTCCGAGCTCGTTGTCTTTGAAGGTTCAGCGCACGCACCGATTTATGAAAAGGTGGATGAATTTAACCAGACCACTCTGGAATTCCTGAGGCGACACTCCTGATAGATTCATTTGATGCGTGTGTCAATCGCGATCCAATTGACTTCCCATGTCTTGCCTCCGTCATCTGAAAATGATTGCTCGAAGCGGCAAGAATCCCCGGTGATGTCTGAGATTACAAATCGAACCAGGATTGCTCGGCCATTGAATGTTTCCTGGTTGTAAAACTCGCCACGACCATCTTTGAATTCGCCAATGGTGGGCGTGCTCATCATGCCACTTGCACTGCTTGCGAAATTGAGACTCCACTGGCGAGATTCCGGATTGTATAGACGCAGACTGAGACCTTCGAAGTGACCCGCCGGGCAATCGGCAACGAGTTCCACCAGATTTGCGCGGCCATTCCAAACTTTCCGGACAATGGTCGTGCCTTCATATTCGAGCCAGGTGGTGGAGCCACTCAAAGGATTCTTGAGACGCTTGAGTTTGGTTTTCCAGGTGCCGATTTCGAAATCAAAATCGTGTTGGCCGTCTCGTGTCGAGGCCGAGGTTGATGAAGTATTGGAACTGGGCTCTGAGGTGAGGCGGGGGGCTCGCCCGCCAGCGATGATTCTGTACGGGTTTTGTTTTGCGGGCGGGACGCCCGCGCTACTTTGTAAGAAAACTAAACATAAAAGAATC
Above is a genomic segment from bacterium containing:
- a CDS encoding alpha/beta hydrolase — encoded protein: IWLAAKYPDKVRSLSVHSGWTKTDPFLKTVVEGWQVITKGLGSVTEMIVRCIFPWCFTPETYNTKPDYIRSLEEFARSRPAQPVNAFIRQSNAVLAHDAEAQLGKIQAPTQITIGRHDVLSSRFGEPLKNMIQRSELVVFEGSAHAPIYEKVDEFNQTTLEFLRRHS